A window of Piliocolobus tephrosceles isolate RC106 chromosome 13, ASM277652v3, whole genome shotgun sequence contains these coding sequences:
- the LOC111524305 gene encoding cytochrome b ascorbate-dependent protein 3 isoform X1 yields the protein MIRMASGWFYLSCLLLGSLGSMCILFTIYWMQYWRGGFAWNGSIYMFNWHPVLMVAGMVVFYGGASLVYRLPQSWVGPRLPWKLLHAALHLIAFILTVVGLVAVFTFHNHGRIANLYSLHSWLGITAVFLFACQWCLGFAVFLLPWASMWLRSLLKPIHVFFGAAILSLSIASVISGINEKLFFSLKNTTRPYNSLPSEAVFANSTGMLVVAFGLLVLYILLASSWKRPEPGILTDRQPLLHDGE from the exons ATGATCAGAATGGCATCGGGATGGTTCTACCTGTCCTGCCTGCTGCTGGGGTCCCTGGGCTCCATGTGCATCCTCTTCACTATCTACTGGATGCAGTACTGGCGTGGTGGCTTTGCCTGGAATGGCAGTATCTACATGTTCAACTGGCACCCGGTGCTTATGGTTGCTGGCATGGTGGTATTCTACGGAGGTG CGTCACTGGTGTACCGCCTGCCTCAGTCGTGGGTGGGGCCCAGACTGCCCTGGAAACTCCTCCATGCAGCGCTGCACCTGATAGCTTTCATCCTCACTGTTGTGGGGCTGGTTGCTGTCTTTACGTTTCACAACCATGGAAGGATTGCCAACCTCTACTCCCTGCACAGCTGGCTGGGCATCACTGCTGTCTTCCTCTTCGCCTGCCAG TGGTGCCTGGGCTTTGctgtcttcctcctgccctgGGCGTCCATGTGGCTGCGCAGCCTCCTGAAACCCATCCACGTCTTTTTTGGAGCCGCCATCCTCTCTCTGTCCATCGCATCCGTCATTTCCGGCATTAATGAGAAGCTTTTCTTCAGTTT GAAGAACACCACGAGGCCATACAACAGCCTGCCCAGTGAGGCGGTCTTTGCCAACAGCACCGGGATGCTGGTGGTGGCCTTCGGGCTGCTGGTGCTCTACATCCTTCTGGCTTCATCTTGGAAGCGCCCAGAGCCAGGGATCTTGACCGACAGACAG CCCCTGCTGCATGATGGGGAGTGA
- the LOC111524305 gene encoding cytochrome b ascorbate-dependent protein 3 isoform X2: protein MIRMASGWFYLSCLLLGSLGSMCILFTIYWMQYWRGGFAWNGSIYMFNWHPVLMVAGMVVFYGGASLVYRLPQSWVGPRLPWKLLHAALHLIAFILTVVGLVAVFTFHNHGRIANLYSLHSWLGITAVFLFACQWCLGFAVFLLPWASMWLRSLLKPIHVFFGAAILSLSIASVISGINEKLFFSLKNTTRPYNSLPSEAVFANSTGMLVVAFGLLVLYILLASSWKRPEPGILTDRQLLLQLRPGSRPFPVTYVPVTGRQPYESW from the exons ATGATCAGAATGGCATCGGGATGGTTCTACCTGTCCTGCCTGCTGCTGGGGTCCCTGGGCTCCATGTGCATCCTCTTCACTATCTACTGGATGCAGTACTGGCGTGGTGGCTTTGCCTGGAATGGCAGTATCTACATGTTCAACTGGCACCCGGTGCTTATGGTTGCTGGCATGGTGGTATTCTACGGAGGTG CGTCACTGGTGTACCGCCTGCCTCAGTCGTGGGTGGGGCCCAGACTGCCCTGGAAACTCCTCCATGCAGCGCTGCACCTGATAGCTTTCATCCTCACTGTTGTGGGGCTGGTTGCTGTCTTTACGTTTCACAACCATGGAAGGATTGCCAACCTCTACTCCCTGCACAGCTGGCTGGGCATCACTGCTGTCTTCCTCTTCGCCTGCCAG TGGTGCCTGGGCTTTGctgtcttcctcctgccctgGGCGTCCATGTGGCTGCGCAGCCTCCTGAAACCCATCCACGTCTTTTTTGGAGCCGCCATCCTCTCTCTGTCCATCGCATCCGTCATTTCCGGCATTAATGAGAAGCTTTTCTTCAGTTT GAAGAACACCACGAGGCCATACAACAGCCTGCCCAGTGAGGCGGTCTTTGCCAACAGCACCGGGATGCTGGTGGTGGCCTTCGGGCTGCTGGTGCTCTACATCCTTCTGGCTTCATCTTGGAAGCGCCCAGAGCCAGGGATCTTGACCGACAGACAG CTGCTGCTACAGCTGAGGCCTGGATCCCGGCCTTTCCCTGTGACTTATGTGCCTGTCACCGGCAGGCAGCCCTACGAATCCTGGTAA
- the TKFC gene encoding triokinase/FMN cyclase isoform X2: protein MQLCCCCLHCTQTPVAQDCPSFSSSVQRCELSLFQSLPTMTSKKLVNSVAGCADDALAGLVACNPNLQLLQGHRVALRSDLDSLKGRVALLSGGGSGHEPAHAGFIGKGMLTGVIAGAVFTSPAVGSILAAIRTVAQAGTVGTLLIVKNYTGDRLNFGLAREQARAEGIPVEMVVIGDDSAFTVLKKAGRRGLCGTVLIHKVAGALAEAGVGLEEITKQVNVVAKAMGTLGVSLSSCSVPGSKPTFELSADEVELGLGIHGEAGVRRIKMATADEIVKLMLDHMTDTTNASHVPVQPGSSVVMLVNNLGGLSFLELGIIADAAVRSLEGRGVKIARALVGTFMSALEMPGISLTLLLVDEPLLKLIDAETTAVAWPNVAAVSITGRKRNRVAPAKPQEALDSTAVGGSASKRMALVLERVCSTLLGLEEHLNALDRAAGDGDCGTTHSRAARAIREWLKEGPPPASPAQLLSKLSVLLLEKMGGSSGALYGLFLTAAAQPLKVKTSLPAWSAAMDAGLEAMQKYGKAAPGDRTMLDSLWAAGQELQAWKSPGADLLQVLNKAVKDTTSKVLSKQ from the exons ATGCAGCT gtgctgctgctgcctcCACTGTACTCAGACCCCGGTAGCACAGGATTGTCCATCCTTCAGCAGCTCAGTGCAACGGTGTGAACTCAGCCTGTTTCAGAGCCTCCCCACCATG ACCTCCAAGAAGCTGGTGAACTCGGTGGCTGGCTGTGCTGATGACGCCCTTGCTGGCCTGGTGGCCTGCAACCCCAACCTGCAGCTCCTGCAGGGCCACCGCGTGGCCCTCCGTTCTGACCTGGACAGCCTCAAGGGCCGGGTGGCACTGCTGTCGGGTGGGGGCTCTGGCCATGAGCCTGCCCATGCTG GTTTCATAGGGAAGGGGATGCTGACCGGGGTCATCGCAGGAGCCGTGTTCACCTCCCCAGCAGTGGGCAGCATCCTGGCAGCCATCAGGACAGTGGCCCAGGCCGGCACAG TGGGGACCCTCCTCATCGTGAAGAACTACACTGGGGATCGGCTCAACTTTGGCCTGGCCCGGGAGCAGGCCCGCGCTGAAGGTATCCCAGTGGAGATGGTGGTGATCGGGGATGACAGCGCCTTCACCGTCCTGAAGAAGGCAGGCCGGCGGGGGCTGTGTGGCACGGTGCTTATACACAAG GTGGCAGGTGCTCTGGCCGAGGCAGGTGTGGGGCTGGAGGAGATCACAAAGCAGGTGAACGTGGTCGCCAAGGCCATGG GTACCCTGGGGGTGAGCTTATCCTCCTGCAGCGTCCCTGGTTCCAAACCCACCTTCGAGCTCTCAGCCGATGAGGTGGAGCTGGGCCTGG GGATCCACGGGGAAGCTGGTGTGCGCCGGATAAAG ATGGCAACTGCTGATGAGATTGTGAAACTCATGCTCGACCACATGACAGACACCACCAACGCATCCCATGTGCCTGTGCAGCCCG GCTCTTCCGTTGTGATGCTGGTCAACAACCTGGGTGGCCTGTCATTCCTGGAACTGGGCATCATAGCCGATGCTGCCGTTCGCTCCCTGG AGGGCCGCGGGGTGAAGATTGCCCGTGCCCTGGTGGGCACCTTCATGTCAGCACTGGAGATGCCTGGCATTTCTCTCACCCTCCTGCTGGTGGATGAGCCTCTCCTGAAACTGATAG ATGCTGAAACCACTGCAGTAGCCTGGCCTAACGTGGCCGCAGTCTCCATTACTGGGCGGAAGCGGAACCGGGTAGCCCCTGCCAAGCCCCAGGAGGCCCTTGATTCCACTGCTGTAGGAG GCTCGGCCTCGAAGCGGATGGCGCTGGTGTTGGAACGGGTGTGCAGCACCCTCCTGGGCCTGGAGGAACACCTGAATGCCCTGGACCGGGCTGCTGGTGATGGCGACTGTGGCACCACCCACAGCCGTGCGGCCAGAG CAATCCGGGAGTGGCTAAAGGAGGGCCCACCCCCTGCCAGCCCTGCCCAGCTGCTCTCCAAGTTGTCTGTCCTGCTCCTGGAGAAAATGGGAGGCTCATCTGGAGCG CTCTATGGCCTGTTCCTGACTGCGGCTGCCCAGCCCCTCaaggtcaagaccagcctccCAGCCTGGTCTGCTGCCATGGATGCCGGCCTGGAAGCCATGCAGAA GTATGGAAAGGCTGCCCCAGGGGACAGGACTATG CTGGATTCTCTGTGGGCAGCAGGGCAGGAGCTCCAAGCCTGGAAGAGCCCAGGAGCCGATCTGTTGCAAGTCCTGAACAAAGCAGTCAAG GATACAACCTCCAAGGTTCTCTCCAAGCAGTGA
- the TKFC gene encoding triokinase/FMN cyclase isoform X1 → MQLCCCCLHCTQTPVAQDCPSFSSSVQRCELSLFQSLPTMTSKKLVNSVAGCADDALAGLVACNPNLQLLQGHRVALRSDLDSLKGRVALLSGGGSGHEPAHAGFIGKGMLTGVIAGAVFTSPAVGSILAAIRTVAQAGTVGTLLIVKNYTGDRLNFGLAREQARAEGIPVEMVVIGDDSAFTVLKKAGRRGLCGTVLIHKVAGALAEAGVGLEEITKQVNVVAKAMGTLGVSLSSCSVPGSKPTFELSADEVELGLGIHGEAGVRRIKMATADEIVKLMLDHMTDTTNASHVPVQPGSSVVMLVNNLGGLSFLELGIIADAAVRSLEGRGVKIARALVGTFMSALEMPGISLTLLLVDEPLLKLIDAETTAVAWPNVAAVSITGRKRNRVAPAKPQEALDSTAVGGSASKRMALVLERVCSTLLGLEEHLNALDRAAGDGDCGTTHSRAARAIREWLKEGPPPASPAQLLSKLSVLLLEKMGGSSGALYGLFLTAAAQPLKVKTSLPAWSAAMDAGLEAMQKYGKAAPGDRTMLDSLWAAGQELQAWKSPGADLLQVLNKAVKSAEAAAEATKNMEAGAGRASYISSARLEQPDPGAVAAAAILRAILEVLQS, encoded by the exons ATGCAGCT gtgctgctgctgcctcCACTGTACTCAGACCCCGGTAGCACAGGATTGTCCATCCTTCAGCAGCTCAGTGCAACGGTGTGAACTCAGCCTGTTTCAGAGCCTCCCCACCATG ACCTCCAAGAAGCTGGTGAACTCGGTGGCTGGCTGTGCTGATGACGCCCTTGCTGGCCTGGTGGCCTGCAACCCCAACCTGCAGCTCCTGCAGGGCCACCGCGTGGCCCTCCGTTCTGACCTGGACAGCCTCAAGGGCCGGGTGGCACTGCTGTCGGGTGGGGGCTCTGGCCATGAGCCTGCCCATGCTG GTTTCATAGGGAAGGGGATGCTGACCGGGGTCATCGCAGGAGCCGTGTTCACCTCCCCAGCAGTGGGCAGCATCCTGGCAGCCATCAGGACAGTGGCCCAGGCCGGCACAG TGGGGACCCTCCTCATCGTGAAGAACTACACTGGGGATCGGCTCAACTTTGGCCTGGCCCGGGAGCAGGCCCGCGCTGAAGGTATCCCAGTGGAGATGGTGGTGATCGGGGATGACAGCGCCTTCACCGTCCTGAAGAAGGCAGGCCGGCGGGGGCTGTGTGGCACGGTGCTTATACACAAG GTGGCAGGTGCTCTGGCCGAGGCAGGTGTGGGGCTGGAGGAGATCACAAAGCAGGTGAACGTGGTCGCCAAGGCCATGG GTACCCTGGGGGTGAGCTTATCCTCCTGCAGCGTCCCTGGTTCCAAACCCACCTTCGAGCTCTCAGCCGATGAGGTGGAGCTGGGCCTGG GGATCCACGGGGAAGCTGGTGTGCGCCGGATAAAG ATGGCAACTGCTGATGAGATTGTGAAACTCATGCTCGACCACATGACAGACACCACCAACGCATCCCATGTGCCTGTGCAGCCCG GCTCTTCCGTTGTGATGCTGGTCAACAACCTGGGTGGCCTGTCATTCCTGGAACTGGGCATCATAGCCGATGCTGCCGTTCGCTCCCTGG AGGGCCGCGGGGTGAAGATTGCCCGTGCCCTGGTGGGCACCTTCATGTCAGCACTGGAGATGCCTGGCATTTCTCTCACCCTCCTGCTGGTGGATGAGCCTCTCCTGAAACTGATAG ATGCTGAAACCACTGCAGTAGCCTGGCCTAACGTGGCCGCAGTCTCCATTACTGGGCGGAAGCGGAACCGGGTAGCCCCTGCCAAGCCCCAGGAGGCCCTTGATTCCACTGCTGTAGGAG GCTCGGCCTCGAAGCGGATGGCGCTGGTGTTGGAACGGGTGTGCAGCACCCTCCTGGGCCTGGAGGAACACCTGAATGCCCTGGACCGGGCTGCTGGTGATGGCGACTGTGGCACCACCCACAGCCGTGCGGCCAGAG CAATCCGGGAGTGGCTAAAGGAGGGCCCACCCCCTGCCAGCCCTGCCCAGCTGCTCTCCAAGTTGTCTGTCCTGCTCCTGGAGAAAATGGGAGGCTCATCTGGAGCG CTCTATGGCCTGTTCCTGACTGCGGCTGCCCAGCCCCTCaaggtcaagaccagcctccCAGCCTGGTCTGCTGCCATGGATGCCGGCCTGGAAGCCATGCAGAA GTATGGAAAGGCTGCCCCAGGGGACAGGACTATG CTGGATTCTCTGTGGGCAGCAGGGCAGGAGCTCCAAGCCTGGAAGAGCCCAGGAGCCGATCTGTTGCAAGTCCTGAACAAAGCAGTCAAG AGTGCTGAAGCTGCAGCAGAGGCCACCAAGAATATGGAAGCTGGAGCCGGAAGAGCCAGTTATATCAGCTCAGCACGGCTGGAGCAGCCAGACCCCGGGGCAGTGGCAGCTGCTGCCATCCTCCGGGCCATCCTGGAGGTCTTGCAGAGCTAG